A region of Clostridium acetobutylicum ATCC 824 DNA encodes the following proteins:
- a CDS encoding TIGR03960 family B12-binding radical SAM protein, translated as MNNIIDDVLFRVEKPARYIGGEFNSVIKDKDKVDVRFAFCFPDVYEVGMSHLGMKILYNVLNKREDTYCERVFAPWPDMEKLMRENDMPLYALETKDPITNFDFIAFTLQYEMSYTNILNMLDLAKVKVRASERGEDDPIIVCGGPCAYNPEPLYDIADIFSLGEGEEHLSELVDLYKKCKKDKLTRKEFLRMASHIEGTYVPSLYEVSYNEDNTIKEFKPLYDDVPTKVKKRIITNFNDVVYPDDFIVPYSEIVHDRIMLETFRGCTRGCRFCQAGMIYRPVREKKTDRLMELADKIIKNTGYEEMSLTSLSICDYSDIKNLVYSLIEKYKENNVSVSLPSLRIDSFSVDLIKELQKVRKSGLTFAPEAGSQRMRDVINKGVTEQNLIDSVSSAFKNGWTTIKLYFMIGLPYETIKDVRGIGELGKKVVEEYYKVPKEERKKGLKVTLSTSIFVPKPFTPFQWSPMDNIESVREKISELRDELNGTRVINYNWHETPVSYLEAVFARGDRRVCDVLIKAFEKGEKFDGWSEYFNNDVWMEAFKECNVDPDFYVYRNRSYDEVLPWDFIDIGVSKKFLISENEKAKEEVVTPDCRGGCTNCGVNVNFKEGKCFEGALFNKVQ; from the coding sequence ATGAATAACATTATTGATGATGTTTTATTTAGGGTAGAAAAGCCAGCAAGGTATATAGGCGGAGAATTTAACTCTGTTATTAAAGATAAGGATAAGGTGGATGTGAGATTTGCCTTTTGTTTCCCAGATGTATATGAAGTTGGAATGTCTCATTTAGGAATGAAGATATTGTATAATGTTTTAAATAAGAGAGAAGATACGTACTGTGAAAGAGTATTTGCTCCATGGCCAGATATGGAAAAATTAATGAGAGAAAATGACATGCCTCTTTATGCACTTGAAACAAAGGATCCTATAACTAATTTTGATTTTATAGCTTTTACTCTTCAATATGAAATGAGCTATACTAATATACTTAATATGCTTGATCTTGCAAAGGTTAAAGTAAGAGCATCTGAAAGAGGAGAAGATGATCCTATTATTGTATGTGGTGGACCATGTGCATATAATCCTGAGCCTCTTTATGACATTGCCGATATTTTTTCTTTAGGTGAGGGTGAGGAGCATTTAAGTGAGTTAGTTGATTTGTATAAGAAGTGCAAGAAAGATAAATTAACTAGAAAAGAGTTTTTAAGAATGGCATCACATATAGAGGGAACTTATGTACCTTCTCTTTATGAGGTGTCATACAATGAGGATAATACTATAAAGGAGTTTAAACCTTTATATGATGATGTTCCAACGAAGGTTAAAAAAAGAATAATAACTAATTTTAACGATGTTGTATACCCAGATGATTTTATAGTACCTTATAGCGAAATAGTACATGATAGAATCATGCTTGAGACCTTCAGAGGTTGTACAAGGGGCTGCAGATTCTGTCAGGCTGGAATGATATATAGACCGGTTAGAGAGAAGAAAACAGACAGACTTATGGAGCTTGCAGATAAAATAATAAAAAATACAGGTTATGAGGAGATGTCGTTGACATCACTTAGTATATGCGATTATTCAGATATTAAAAATCTTGTATACAGTTTAATTGAGAAGTATAAGGAGAATAATGTAAGTGTATCACTTCCATCACTTAGAATAGATTCCTTTTCGGTTGATCTTATAAAAGAGCTTCAAAAAGTTAGAAAGTCAGGTCTTACTTTTGCACCAGAGGCTGGAAGTCAAAGAATGAGAGATGTTATAAATAAGGGAGTAACTGAGCAAAATTTAATTGATTCAGTAAGCAGTGCCTTTAAGAATGGTTGGACTACTATAAAGTTATACTTCATGATAGGACTTCCATATGAAACTATAAAGGATGTAAGAGGCATAGGAGAGCTAGGTAAAAAAGTTGTTGAGGAATATTATAAGGTACCAAAGGAAGAAAGAAAGAAAGGTCTTAAGGTTACTCTTAGCACATCAATATTTGTACCAAAACCTTTTACACCATTCCAGTGGTCACCTATGGATAATATAGAATCTGTAAGAGAAAAAATAAGCGAGTTAAGAGATGAATTAAATGGAACACGTGTAATAAATTATAACTGGCATGAGACACCAGTAAGTTATCTTGAGGCAGTTTTTGCAAGAGGAGATAGAAGAGTCTGCGATGTTCTTATAAAAGCATTTGAAAAAGGAGAAAAATTTGACGGCTGGTCTGAATACTTCAACAATGATGTATGGATGGAGGCCTTTAAAGAATGCAATGTTGATCCTGATTTTTATGTTTATAGAAATAGAAGCTACGATGAAGTTCTTCCATGGGATTTTATAGACATAGGAGTTTCTAAAAAGTTTTTAATAAGTGAAAACGAAAAGGCCAAGGAAGAGGTAGTTACGCCAGATTGTAGGGGAGGCTGCACAAACTGCGGTGTTAATGTAAATTTCAAAGAAGGGAAGTGCTTTGAAGGTGCGCTATTTAATAAAGTACAGTAA
- a CDS encoding site-2 protease family protein — protein sequence MIILFFIGFRGEIFSVVILVIIHEFTHYLTARMFGFSGFDIEILPFGAVLRLKKIDYATQKEDIIISLSGPILNLILAVIFYVIFKNSGRHIYYSLYFTNLSLGLFNLIPAYPLDGGRIMKEVLSEKIPYRKANEVSIYISIVIGIIFCIFSIVGLFFSVKSINMLVVAFFILFCSFKEKGRMVYIVMGDIIRKKIIFLRKGYIENRMISVSAENNLLNALKVIDKNKYTVVTVLNKEMKVIDLIYEEEMLEALKNYGNITFGKLVELRESND from the coding sequence ATGATAATTTTATTTTTTATAGGATTTAGAGGTGAAATTTTTAGTGTCGTTATTTTAGTTATTATTCATGAGTTTACACATTATTTAACTGCCAGAATGTTCGGGTTCAGTGGTTTTGATATAGAAATACTGCCTTTTGGTGCTGTTTTGAGACTTAAAAAAATTGATTACGCAACTCAAAAGGAGGATATTATTATTTCTTTATCTGGACCCATTTTAAATTTAATTCTGGCGGTTATTTTTTATGTTATATTTAAAAACAGCGGCAGGCATATATATTATTCACTATACTTTACAAATCTGTCCCTTGGCTTATTTAATTTAATACCTGCTTATCCTTTAGATGGGGGGAGAATTATGAAAGAGGTGCTTTCTGAGAAAATCCCTTATAGAAAGGCAAATGAAGTAAGTATATATATAAGTATAGTTATAGGAATAATATTTTGCATTTTTTCAATTGTAGGACTTTTCTTTAGTGTAAAAAGCATTAATATGCTAGTGGTAGCTTTTTTTATACTATTCTGCTCTTTTAAAGAAAAAGGAAGGATGGTCTATATTGTTATGGGTGATATAATAAGAAAAAAAATAATATTTCTAAGGAAAGGGTATATTGAAAATAGAATGATTTCAGTATCCGCTGAGAATAACCTTTTAAATGCTCTTAAAGTTATTGATAAAAACAAATACACAGTAGTTACGGTTTTAAATAAAGAGATGAAGGTTATAGATTTAATTTATGAAGAAGAAATGCTCGAGGCTTTAAAGAACTATGGAAATATTACTTTTGGAAAATTGGTAGAATTAAGAGAAAGTAATGACTGA
- the obgE gene encoding GTPase ObgE, with translation MFVDKARIFVKSGDGGDGAVSFRREKYIPLGGPDGGDGGEGGDVILVVDPNMTTLLDFKYKRKYVSERGQNGQGAKCYGRDGKDLYIKVPMGTIIRDVETDKIMADLAHKDDKFVIVKGGRGGKGNVKFCTPTRQAPNFAQPGMPGEERWISLELKLLADVGLIGFPNVGKSTLLSVASKARPKIANYHFTTITPNLGVVDVSGISSFVMADIPGIIEGASEGVGLGFEFLRHIERTRLLVHVVDISGSEGRDPLEDFLKINEELKKYNIKLWDRPQIVAANKADMVYDDDQFNKFREELNKLGYKNVFKISAATRMGVEDLLKECARVLSTIPVTDMEIPEEERFVPEDKHFTYTIRKEGDTYIVEGTFVDRLLASVNVNEPDSFRYFHKVLRNKGVMAELEEMGIKDGDMVRLNDFEFEFLK, from the coding sequence ATGTTTGTAGATAAGGCTAGGATTTTTGTTAAATCAGGAGATGGCGGCGATGGAGCTGTGTCATTTAGACGTGAAAAATATATTCCGCTTGGAGGTCCTGACGGAGGAGACGGAGGAGAAGGTGGAGATGTAATACTTGTTGTAGATCCTAACATGACAACTCTACTTGACTTTAAGTATAAAAGAAAGTATGTGTCGGAGAGAGGACAAAATGGTCAAGGAGCTAAATGTTATGGAAGAGATGGAAAAGATCTTTACATAAAAGTTCCAATGGGTACTATAATTAGAGATGTAGAAACAGATAAAATAATGGCAGATTTAGCACATAAAGATGATAAATTTGTAATTGTAAAAGGTGGAAGAGGAGGAAAGGGAAATGTAAAGTTCTGCACTCCAACAAGACAGGCGCCTAACTTTGCACAACCGGGCATGCCAGGAGAAGAAAGATGGATAAGTTTAGAGTTGAAATTGCTTGCAGATGTAGGATTAATTGGTTTCCCTAATGTTGGTAAATCCACACTTCTTTCAGTGGCATCTAAGGCAAGACCTAAGATCGCTAACTATCACTTTACGACTATAACTCCAAATCTTGGCGTTGTTGATGTTAGTGGAATTAGCAGCTTTGTAATGGCAGATATACCAGGAATAATAGAAGGTGCATCAGAAGGTGTTGGGCTTGGATTTGAATTCTTAAGACACATTGAAAGAACACGACTTTTAGTGCATGTAGTAGATATATCTGGATCAGAAGGCAGAGATCCCTTAGAAGATTTTCTTAAAATAAATGAAGAGCTTAAAAAATATAATATAAAGTTGTGGGATAGACCTCAGATTGTAGCAGCTAATAAAGCTGATATGGTATATGATGATGATCAATTTAATAAGTTTAGAGAAGAGCTTAATAAGCTAGGATACAAGAACGTATTTAAAATATCTGCTGCAACTAGAATGGGAGTTGAGGATCTTTTAAAGGAATGTGCTAGAGTTTTAAGTACTATCCCAGTTACAGATATGGAAATACCAGAAGAGGAGAGGTTTGTACCAGAAGATAAACACTTTACTTACACAATTAGAAAAGAAGGCGATACTTATATTGTTGAGGGAACTTTTGTTGATAGACTTCTTGCAAGTGTAAATGTAAATGAACCAGATTCTTTTAGATATTTTCACAAGGTTTTAAGAAATAAAGGTGTAATGGCAGAGCTTGAAGAAATGGGAATAAAAGATGGAGATATGGTAAGACTTAATGATTTTGAATTTGAATTCTTAAAGTAG
- a CDS encoding murein hydrolase activator EnvC family protein, with the protein MGNYNSQYENYYRNLQNRSIRTSSYYKSSGFNRKNLGEKIIKKIEFQLIGTLVLFLAVFSLREVITPETKAACNYIKYTVSYNYDYSQILSYIEGFNLNDVETYASKIDMDSLKNQSVDYIENLKARVTGEKTFGAKIKQEYCLPINGKIASHFKQKDKDVLGNQYLNNGVDIKANSDLDVKAIYDGTVEKVGEDKDFGKYVMVDNGDGVESKYSNMDSFEVQRGDGVTKGEVLGKVKKNDDASKSYLHFEIMYMGENQDPENYFTFK; encoded by the coding sequence ATGGGAAATTACAATTCTCAGTACGAAAATTACTATAGGAACTTACAGAATAGAAGCATTAGAACAAGCAGTTACTATAAGAGTAGTGGTTTTAACAGAAAAAACCTTGGTGAAAAAATAATAAAGAAGATTGAATTTCAGCTAATAGGTACTTTAGTATTGTTTTTAGCTGTATTCTCTTTAAGAGAAGTTATAACACCTGAAACTAAAGCAGCCTGTAATTATATAAAATATACTGTTTCATATAATTATGACTATTCGCAGATACTTTCTTATATTGAAGGGTTTAATTTAAATGATGTGGAGACCTATGCAAGTAAAATAGATATGGATTCACTTAAAAATCAGTCTGTGGATTATATTGAAAATTTAAAAGCCAGGGTAACAGGAGAAAAGACCTTTGGTGCCAAAATAAAGCAAGAATATTGTTTGCCCATTAATGGAAAGATTGCTTCACATTTTAAGCAAAAGGATAAGGATGTTTTAGGAAATCAGTATTTAAATAATGGTGTGGATATTAAAGCTAATAGTGATTTGGATGTGAAGGCAATATACGATGGTACAGTGGAAAAAGTAGGGGAAGATAAAGACTTTGGTAAATATGTTATGGTAGATAATGGTGATGGAGTTGAAAGCAAATACTCTAATATGGATTCTTTTGAGGTTCAAAGAGGAGATGGAGTTACAAAAGGAGAAGTTTTAGGTAAGGTTAAGAAGAATGATGATGCTTCAAAATCGTACTTACATTTTGAAATAATGTATATGGGTGAGAATCAAGACCCTGAAAATTATTTTACTTTCAAATAA
- the rplU gene encoding 50S ribosomal protein L21 has product MYAVIATGGKQYKVQEGDAIYVEKIAAEVDSTIELNEVLAVSKEDGLVLGKPVVEGAKVVAKVEAQGKSKKIIVFKYKRKKDYRRKRGHRQAYTKLVIEKIQA; this is encoded by the coding sequence ATGTACGCAGTTATAGCTACTGGAGGAAAACAGTACAAAGTTCAAGAGGGAGATGCAATTTACGTTGAGAAAATTGCAGCTGAAGTTGATTCAACAATTGAACTTAATGAGGTTCTTGCAGTTTCAAAGGAAGATGGTTTAGTTTTAGGAAAACCTGTAGTTGAAGGAGCAAAAGTTGTAGCAAAAGTTGAAGCTCAGGGTAAAAGTAAGAAAATCATCGTATTTAAGTATAAGAGAAAGAAAGACTACAGAAGAAAAAGAGGACACAGACAGGCTTATACTAAACTTGTAATTGAAAAGATACAAGCTTAA
- a CDS encoding ribonuclease E/G has protein sequence MFLLKKIFIERCTDFLKVAVLDNGEFKECFIEDEKEEIYSGAIYKGVVKNIVPAIKCAFVDIGNGKNGYLYMDSKFNNVNIKKGDEMLVEIVKESIGSKGPKVSNAITIPGRYSVIITLNTDINISKKISDSKYIKMLKENVKKPEDVGVMIRTNAQNVSLEDINNEIENLYETYVGIRKKAKYSNKVGIVYNAGGTIERIMRDNEDVADLTVVVNDKKDFDNIQNYILTKKDMKCNLKLHDSNISLMEYYGFEREIVKLIDRKVMLKCGGYLIIDNTEAMHVIDVNSGKNIKNSNLARTAFLTNMEAAKEAARQIILRNLSGIIVIDFIDITDEEAKSKIVNVLKQGFLKDKNKTIVYPFTELNIVQIARRRRGKSIYDYLEEKCDSCIGSGRKLNFEYMKNLMRNKVIRFLEEHEKAKSIYIEMDKRYENKISLDVEGFIKDIGADNLSVYIEYKSKPDVFKINFRELSSDMEKMQQYKIYG, from the coding sequence GTGTTTTTATTGAAAAAGATTTTTATAGAAAGATGTACAGATTTTTTAAAGGTAGCTGTATTGGATAATGGTGAATTCAAAGAATGCTTTATAGAGGATGAAAAGGAAGAAATTTACTCAGGAGCAATATATAAAGGCGTTGTTAAAAATATAGTACCAGCTATTAAATGTGCATTTGTAGACATAGGCAATGGTAAAAATGGATATCTTTATATGGACAGTAAGTTTAATAATGTGAATATTAAAAAAGGCGATGAAATGCTTGTTGAAATAGTAAAAGAAAGCATAGGAAGTAAAGGACCAAAGGTAAGTAATGCAATAACTATACCTGGAAGATATTCGGTTATAATTACTTTAAATACAGACATAAATATTTCAAAAAAAATATCGGATTCTAAATACATAAAAATGCTAAAGGAAAACGTTAAAAAGCCAGAAGATGTAGGGGTAATGATTAGAACTAATGCACAAAATGTTAGTTTAGAGGATATAAATAATGAAATAGAGAACCTATATGAAACCTATGTAGGTATAAGAAAAAAAGCTAAATATTCAAATAAAGTTGGAATTGTTTATAATGCAGGCGGCACAATAGAAAGAATCATGAGAGACAATGAAGATGTAGCAGATTTAACTGTTGTAGTTAATGACAAAAAAGATTTCGATAATATTCAAAATTATATACTAACAAAGAAGGATATGAAATGTAATTTGAAACTTCATGACAGCAATATAAGTCTTATGGAGTATTATGGTTTTGAAAGAGAAATAGTAAAGCTTATAGATAGAAAAGTTATGTTAAAATGCGGTGGATATCTTATAATAGATAACACAGAAGCAATGCATGTGATTGATGTAAATTCTGGAAAGAACATAAAGAATTCCAATCTAGCTAGAACAGCATTTCTAACTAATATGGAAGCGGCAAAAGAGGCTGCACGACAGATTATACTTAGAAATTTAAGTGGTATAATAGTAATTGATTTTATAGATATAACTGATGAGGAAGCTAAGAGTAAGATAGTAAATGTACTCAAACAAGGATTTTTAAAGGATAAAAATAAGACCATAGTATATCCTTTTACTGAGTTAAATATAGTGCAAATTGCAAGAAGAAGAAGAGGAAAATCTATCTATGACTATCTCGAAGAAAAATGTGATAGTTGCATTGGAAGCGGGCGTAAATTGAACTTTGAATACATGAAGAATCTTATGAGAAATAAGGTTATAAGATTTTTAGAGGAGCACGAAAAGGCAAAGAGTATATACATCGAGATGGATAAGAGATATGAAAATAAAATATCTTTAGATGTTGAAGGGTTCATAAAAGATATAGGTGCGGATAATTTATCTGTATACATTGAATATAAAAGCAAGCCAGATGTTTTCAAGATAAATTTTAGAGAACTTTCCAGTGATATGGAGAAAATGCAGCAATATAAAATTTATGGATGA
- a CDS encoding ribosomal-processing cysteine protease Prp yields the protein MIDVVFKKKNNVVVSYVITGHADRMAKDSERHLENYDEETDMLYDNAVCSAVSLLGQVCILGIEEVLHIKVNYSAKEGYIALNLENLDLNDLERAQVLMKTTLLGFENLAESYDEYIKVSVEEV from the coding sequence ATGATTGATGTAGTTTTTAAGAAAAAAAATAATGTGGTTGTTTCTTATGTTATAACAGGTCATGCTGATCGTATGGCAAAGGATTCCGAGAGGCATCTTGAAAATTATGATGAGGAAACAGATATGCTATATGACAATGCAGTTTGTAGTGCAGTATCTCTTTTAGGTCAAGTATGTATACTAGGAATTGAAGAAGTTTTACATATTAAAGTGAATTATTCTGCAAAGGAAGGATACATAGCTTTAAATCTTGAAAATTTAGATTTAAATGATCTTGAAAGAGCACAGGTTCTTATGAAAACTACATTGTTAGGATTTGAAAATTTAGCGGAAAGCTATGATGAGTATATAAAAGTTAGCGTTGAGGAGGTGTAA
- a CDS encoding YhbY family RNA-binding protein, giving the protein MLTGKQRAYLRSMANTMEVIFQIGKNGIDEAILKQLDDALEARELIKINVLESSGMTPREASDVLCEKLNCEGIQAIGKKLVIYRQSRKKPKIKLIN; this is encoded by the coding sequence ATATTGACTGGGAAACAGAGGGCTTATTTAAGAAGTATGGCAAATACTATGGAGGTTATATTCCAAATAGGTAAGAATGGCATTGATGAGGCTATTTTAAAGCAATTAGACGATGCACTTGAGGCTAGAGAACTTATAAAGATAAACGTGCTTGAAAGCAGCGGAATGACACCAAGAGAAGCTAGTGATGTTTTATGTGAAAAACTTAATTGCGAGGGAATACAGGCAATAGGTAAAAAACTTGTTATATATAGGCAATCAAGGAAAAAGCCTAAAATAAAATTAATTAATTAG
- a CDS encoding TIGR03936 family radical SAM-associated protein, which translates to MKVRYLIKYSKGSNIKFVSHLDIMRAIQRTVKRAGIPAEYSKGFNPHMSMSIAQPLSVGIYSDGEYFDLNLKEEVSEDKIKETFNKAATNDLKALDVIKIEKEYYDSGKKVESSMAVIEAARYFIKIKYKSTESLKEEIEKIIKDENWSILKKTKKSEKIVNIKGMVKRFSYKISEGILEIDTLVACGSRENLSPDLLCEYIKKHTSNVLENSFSDIKRIEMYALKNKKLVELYRYFV; encoded by the coding sequence TTGAAGGTGCGCTATTTAATAAAGTACAGTAAGGGCTCTAACATAAAATTTGTTTCACATTTAGATATAATGAGGGCTATTCAAAGAACGGTAAAAAGAGCAGGAATTCCTGCTGAGTACTCAAAGGGATTTAATCCTCATATGTCAATGTCAATAGCTCAGCCACTTTCGGTTGGAATTTACTCAGATGGTGAGTACTTTGACCTCAATCTTAAAGAAGAAGTCAGTGAAGATAAAATAAAAGAGACTTTTAATAAGGCAGCAACTAATGATTTAAAAGCTTTAGATGTAATAAAAATAGAAAAAGAATACTATGACTCTGGTAAAAAAGTAGAAAGTTCTATGGCAGTAATTGAGGCTGCTAGATATTTTATAAAAATAAAGTATAAAAGTACGGAAAGCCTTAAAGAAGAAATTGAAAAAATCATTAAGGATGAAAATTGGTCAATACTCAAGAAGACTAAGAAGAGTGAAAAAATAGTCAATATTAAGGGAATGGTAAAAAGATTTTCATACAAAATAAGTGAGGGAATATTAGAAATAGATACTCTTGTAGCATGTGGAAGTCGTGAAAATCTTTCACCAGATCTTTTATGTGAATATATAAAAAAACATACTAGTAATGTGCTTGAAAATTCCTTTTCGGATATAAAAAGAATTGAGATGTATGCACTTAAGAATAAGAAACTAGTTGAACTTTATAGATATTTTGTTTAG
- the yqeK gene encoding bis(5'-nucleosyl)-tetraphosphatase (symmetrical) YqeK, with protein MWSYDKITDYLMNNLGEKRYKHSLGVMDTAVRLAGIYNEDTEKARIAGLVHDCAKKLPGEKIIEICTNEGYELGDEDIRNSYLLHGLAGRILAKKVIGIDDEDVLNAIEFHTTGRPNMSLLEKIIYIADYIEPGREFKGVDELRKAADEDLNKALLMSFDNTIKFVIDKGGFLHHNTIEARNYLISRKG; from the coding sequence ATGTGGTCATATGATAAAATTACAGATTACTTAATGAATAATTTAGGTGAAAAGAGATATAAACATAGCTTAGGTGTTATGGATACTGCAGTTAGACTTGCTGGAATTTATAATGAGGACACAGAAAAGGCCAGAATAGCAGGACTTGTACATGATTGTGCAAAAAAACTACCTGGTGAGAAGATTATTGAAATATGTACCAACGAAGGCTATGAATTAGGAGATGAGGATATAAGAAATTCTTATCTTCTCCATGGTCTTGCTGGAAGAATTTTAGCTAAAAAAGTTATAGGAATTGATGATGAAGATGTACTTAATGCTATAGAGTTTCACACTACAGGAAGACCCAATATGTCTCTCTTGGAGAAAATAATATATATAGCGGATTATATTGAACCAGGTAGAGAATTTAAAGGTGTTGATGAGCTTAGAAAAGCAGCAGATGAAGACTTGAATAAAGCTCTTTTAATGTCTTTTGATAATACAATTAAGTTTGTAATTGATAAGGGTGGTTTTTTACATCATAATACTATAGAAGCAAGAAATTATTTGATTTCTAGAAAGGGGTAG
- the nadD gene encoding nicotinate-nucleotide adenylyltransferase, with protein MKKKAIFGGTFNPIHNAHLNIAAKSIEKLQLDELIFVPSGNPPHKSEKGIAPAELRYEMVKEAIKDNCKFRIDDYEIKKKGISYTYETLEHFSRSQKDVDWFFIAGLDSLMDLDKWRNVNTILSLCKFIVFNRSGYNKSQVLEQKEYLEKKYINNIVFLDIKPIDISSTIIRQKIRENEYIGDLVPEKIYDIIKKNKLYV; from the coding sequence ATGAAAAAAAAAGCTATTTTTGGAGGAACCTTTAATCCTATTCATAATGCACATTTAAATATAGCAGCTAAGAGTATAGAGAAACTTCAGCTGGATGAGTTAATATTTGTGCCATCAGGGAATCCTCCACATAAAAGTGAAAAGGGAATAGCACCGGCAGAATTAAGATATGAAATGGTAAAAGAGGCTATTAAAGATAATTGTAAGTTTAGGATAGATGATTACGAAATTAAAAAAAAAGGAATTAGCTATACCTATGAAACACTTGAGCATTTTTCTCGTTCTCAAAAAGATGTAGATTGGTTTTTTATTGCCGGATTGGATAGTCTTATGGATTTAGACAAATGGAGAAATGTAAATACTATATTAAGCTTATGTAAGTTTATAGTTTTTAATAGGAGTGGATACAATAAAAGTCAAGTTTTAGAACAAAAAGAGTATTTGGAAAAAAAATACATAAATAATATAGTATTTTTAGATATTAAGCCAATAGATATTTCTTCTACCATAATAAGGCAAAAAATTAGAGAAAATGAATATATAGGAGATTTGGTTCCTGAGAAAATTTACGATATAATTAAAAAAAATAAACTATATGTTTGA
- the rpmA gene encoding 50S ribosomal protein L27: protein MLSINLSLCAHKKGMGSSKNGRDSESKRLGVKASDGEFVLAGNIIVRQRGTKIHPGVNVGRGKDDTLFAKADGLVKFEKRGKDKKFASVYPVEIEQSVAE, encoded by the coding sequence ATGCTTTCAATTAATCTTAGTTTGTGTGCGCACAAAAAAGGAATGGGTAGTTCCAAAAACGGAAGAGACAGTGAGTCTAAGAGACTTGGAGTTAAAGCTTCTGATGGTGAATTTGTTTTAGCTGGAAACATAATTGTTAGACAGAGGGGAACAAAAATTCATCCAGGTGTTAATGTAGGTAGAGGTAAAGATGATACACTCTTTGCTAAAGCTGATGGATTAGTTAAATTCGAGAAACGCGGAAAAGATAAGAAATTCGCAAGCGTTTATCCAGTTGAAATTGAACAAAGCGTAGCTGAATAG